A genomic stretch from Mus pahari chromosome 6, PAHARI_EIJ_v1.1, whole genome shotgun sequence includes:
- the Cda gene encoding cytidine deaminase, which produces MAQERPSCAVEPEHVQRLLLSSREAKKSAYCPYSRFPVGAALLTGDGRIFSGCNIENACYPLGVCAERTAIQKAISEGYKDFRAIAISSDLQEEFISPCGACRQVMREFGTDWAVYMTKPDGTFVVRTVQELLPASFGPEDLQKIQ; this is translated from the exons ATGGCCCAGGAACGGCCCTCCTGTGCCGTGGAACCCGAGCACGTCCAGCGCCTGCTGCTGTCCTCTCGTGAGGCCAAGAAGTCAGCCTACTGCCCCTACAGCCGCTTCCCTGTGGGGGCTGCCCTGCTCACCGGGGACGGGAGGATCTTCTCTG gGTGCAACATAGAAAACGCCTGCTACCCACTGGGTGTGTGTGCCGAGCGGACTGCCATCCAGAAGGCCATCTCCGAAGGGTACAAGGACTTCAGGGCCATTGCCATCTCCAG tgacTTGCAAGAAGAGTTCATCTCTCCCTGTGGTGCCTGCCGACAAGTCATGAGAGAG TTTGGCACCGACTGGGCCGTGTACATGACCAAGCCGGATGGCACATTCGTAGTCAGGACAGTCCAGGAGCTGCTGCCGGCCTCGTTTGGACCTGAAGACCTGCAGAAGATTCAATGA